A section of the Ruania halotolerans genome encodes:
- a CDS encoding FAD-binding oxidoreductase: MPTTELDRLRSAVRGRVWLPQDADYATVHRPWNLAVAQSPAAVVDPLDTADVSALVTFAASAGVPLAVQPSGHGATGRASGAILVRMSQLAGIEVHPERRVARIGAGVQSGALQRAAAVHGLTGLPGSSPVVSVTGAALGGGLSWFGRTHGWIADSVTAVDLVDATGKARRVSRSEDPDLFWAMGGGGGDIAIVTGLEIALHEAPSLFGGRMLWPRARAREVITAFREITADAPRELTAWLQLLQFPGSDPMIAIDTTFLGDEVTARRLLHDADLVGGTIADTRGLLSVADIGSITAEPTDPAPGRSRAELLTRLDDDAADVLASHSTSPLLVVQIRQLGGALTEPTDNPHGPLVEPFAAYLFGVPATAEIDGAITARQRELAGALPTSGRKPMTFLTPSESLADALPAASLERLRRIKDDCDPGDAIRGNFGVR, from the coding sequence ATGCCGACCACCGAACTTGATCGCCTCCGCTCCGCCGTGCGCGGCCGCGTCTGGCTACCTCAGGACGCCGACTATGCCACCGTGCACCGGCCGTGGAACCTCGCGGTCGCCCAATCGCCCGCCGCAGTCGTCGACCCCTTGGACACCGCGGATGTGTCTGCTCTCGTCACATTCGCGGCATCCGCGGGTGTCCCGCTCGCCGTACAGCCGAGCGGGCACGGCGCCACCGGCCGGGCCAGCGGCGCGATCCTCGTGCGCATGTCCCAGCTCGCCGGCATCGAGGTGCATCCCGAACGCCGCGTCGCACGAATCGGTGCGGGGGTACAGTCGGGCGCCCTCCAGCGGGCCGCCGCAGTACACGGCCTCACCGGCCTCCCCGGCAGTTCGCCCGTGGTGAGCGTGACAGGTGCGGCGCTGGGTGGCGGCCTCAGCTGGTTCGGGCGCACGCACGGCTGGATCGCCGACAGCGTGACGGCAGTCGACCTCGTCGACGCAACTGGCAAGGCGCGCAGGGTCAGCCGCTCCGAGGACCCGGATCTGTTCTGGGCGATGGGCGGTGGAGGGGGCGACATCGCTATCGTCACAGGCCTGGAGATCGCCCTCCACGAAGCGCCGTCACTGTTCGGTGGCCGGATGCTGTGGCCGCGCGCGCGTGCACGCGAGGTCATCACCGCATTCCGGGAGATCACCGCCGATGCACCGCGTGAACTCACCGCGTGGCTTCAGCTCCTGCAGTTCCCCGGCTCCGACCCCATGATCGCGATCGACACGACATTCCTCGGCGATGAGGTGACAGCACGGCGGCTACTCCACGATGCCGACCTCGTTGGCGGGACCATCGCCGACACCCGCGGCCTGCTCAGCGTCGCCGACATCGGATCCATCACGGCCGAACCCACTGATCCCGCACCCGGCCGATCACGCGCGGAACTACTCACCCGTCTCGATGATGACGCGGCAGACGTCCTCGCGAGTCACTCCACGTCTCCGCTGCTTGTGGTCCAGATCCGCCAGCTCGGAGGCGCGCTGACGGAGCCGACCGACAACCCGCACGGCCCCCTCGTCGAGCCGTTCGCTGCGTACCTCTTCGGCGTACCCGCCACGGCCGAGATTGACGGCGCCATCACGGCGCGGCAGCGCGAACTTGCGGGAGCCCTCCCCACGAGCGGGCGCAAGCCGATGACGTTCCTCACCCCGTCGGAGTCGCTCGCCGACGCCCTCCCGGCGGCCTCACTCGAGCGCCTCCGAAGGATCAAGGACGACTGTGACCCTGGAGACGCGATCCGAGGGAACTTCGGAGTTCGCTGA
- the idi gene encoding isopentenyl-diphosphate Delta-isomerase: METGDHVVLLDEDGHASGTALRRDVHHETTPLHLAFSCYAFDAEGRVLLTRRALTKRAWPGVWTNSWCGHPRPGEDFHRAVQRRGAEELGVTVGPVHEVLGDFRYRAVDDSGVVENEYCPVYATRLDVDPVPHPDEVMAWRWVPWSDALALARHAPWAVSPWMAAQAPLLAAQRTAGLAWAT; the protein is encoded by the coding sequence ATGGAGACGGGCGACCACGTGGTCCTGCTCGATGAGGACGGCCACGCATCGGGCACTGCACTGCGCAGGGACGTCCATCACGAGACCACCCCGCTGCACCTGGCCTTCTCCTGCTATGCGTTCGACGCAGAAGGTCGCGTACTGCTCACTCGCCGTGCCCTGACCAAGCGGGCCTGGCCAGGGGTATGGACGAACTCCTGGTGCGGTCACCCTCGCCCCGGTGAGGATTTCCATCGCGCGGTGCAGCGCCGTGGCGCTGAGGAGCTGGGGGTCACAGTGGGTCCCGTGCACGAGGTGCTCGGCGACTTCCGCTATCGCGCTGTGGACGATTCCGGTGTGGTGGAGAACGAGTATTGCCCGGTGTACGCGACGCGCCTCGACGTAGACCCGGTGCCTCACCCGGACGAGGTGATGGCGTGGCGTTGGGTGCCGTGGTCGGATGCGCTGGCCCTGGCCCGGCACGCGCCGTGGGCAGTGAGCCCGTGGATGGCAGCCCAGGCGCCTCTCCTGGCCGCGCAGCGCACTGCAGGGTTGGCGTGGGCGACATGA
- a CDS encoding phytoene/squalene synthase family protein, with protein sequence MKTSTTSPQYDSVAHASAGAVIRAYSTSFGWATALLGEPDRTHVRTIYALVRIADELVDDPDPGLPVPARSELLDCLERDVHMALRTGRSANLVVHAFAATARRYGIDTSLVQPFFDSMRTDLHTTRHNQDGLDTYVHGSAEVVGLMCLKVFTDCDAGAYQRLAHGAARLGAAFQKVNFLRDLAQDRDTLGRSYFPGVDPGRLTDAQRDALLDDIDADLAAAQLAIAELPTRSRRAVYAAHGFFAELSRRLRRTPGAEIGQVRVRVPDAVKARIVLTAMGRRR encoded by the coding sequence GTGAAGACCAGTACCACCAGCCCGCAGTACGACAGCGTGGCTCACGCCAGCGCAGGTGCAGTGATCCGCGCGTACTCCACCTCCTTCGGGTGGGCCACCGCGCTCCTCGGGGAACCGGACCGCACCCATGTGCGCACGATCTATGCGCTGGTGCGGATCGCCGATGAACTCGTGGACGATCCCGATCCCGGGTTGCCGGTTCCCGCCCGCTCCGAACTGCTGGACTGCCTGGAACGGGACGTGCACATGGCGTTGCGCACCGGCCGCAGTGCCAACCTCGTGGTGCACGCCTTCGCTGCCACGGCACGCCGCTACGGTATCGATACCTCGCTCGTGCAGCCGTTCTTCGACTCCATGCGCACTGACCTGCACACCACGCGCCACAACCAGGACGGTTTGGACACGTACGTCCACGGTTCCGCTGAGGTGGTCGGACTCATGTGCCTGAAGGTGTTCACCGATTGTGATGCCGGCGCGTATCAACGCCTGGCTCACGGTGCCGCGCGGCTTGGCGCCGCGTTTCAGAAGGTGAACTTCCTGCGTGACCTGGCACAGGACCGGGACACCCTGGGGCGCAGCTACTTCCCCGGAGTGGACCCGGGCCGGCTCACCGATGCCCAGCGTGATGCTCTCCTGGATGACATCGACGCGGATCTGGCCGCCGCTCAACTCGCGATCGCCGAACTGCCCACCCGGAGCCGCCGAGCGGTCTACGCAGCGCACGGATTCTTCGCCGAGCTCTCCCGGAGGCTGCGCCGCACCCCGGGCGCCGAGATCGGGCAGGTGCGCGTTCGGGTGCCGGATGCGGTCAAGGCCAGGATCGTCCTGACGGCGATGGGGCGCCGCAGATGA
- a CDS encoding polyprenyl synthetase family protein: MSDVSASVQARLDAFFAARAAAMAERGAADLWAALRAACTGGKRLRPRLVEAGAGACGGAPSDRVAFVGAAVELLHTAFVVHDDVIDGDLVRRGRPNVAGTFMAAAVREGIAQGRARRYGDAAGIIAGDLALAGAVRLVAGCGGDLATVDRLMVLMDEALLDSAAGELADVRYSLGQAAEIPEILRMDELKTAAYSFSLPLRAGAVLAGALPEVVEQVGEIGRLLGVAYQLRDDLGGMFGDEGSTGKSPLSDLREGKRTVLLAHAARTQAWEALRVHVGDPQVDEQGLATVRRLLTECGARAEVEGLAAEHERSARERALELGAGGTELLGAAWLAHDLAWRTEDAA, from the coding sequence ATGAGCGATGTGAGCGCCTCAGTACAGGCTCGGCTTGACGCGTTCTTCGCCGCCCGGGCGGCCGCGATGGCCGAGCGGGGCGCGGCAGATCTGTGGGCGGCGTTGCGGGCCGCGTGTACAGGCGGCAAGCGGCTCCGGCCACGATTGGTGGAGGCGGGCGCTGGTGCGTGCGGTGGCGCACCGTCAGATCGGGTGGCCTTCGTAGGTGCGGCGGTCGAGCTCTTGCATACGGCGTTCGTGGTGCACGATGACGTGATCGACGGTGATCTGGTGCGTCGCGGTCGCCCGAATGTGGCGGGAACGTTCATGGCTGCTGCCGTCCGCGAGGGGATTGCGCAGGGGCGGGCCAGGCGTTACGGCGATGCTGCCGGGATCATCGCCGGCGATCTGGCACTCGCCGGCGCCGTGCGGCTCGTGGCGGGTTGCGGCGGCGACCTTGCCACCGTGGACCGACTCATGGTCCTCATGGACGAGGCCCTCCTGGACAGTGCCGCCGGTGAGCTGGCCGATGTGCGCTACAGCCTCGGGCAGGCGGCCGAGATTCCCGAGATCTTGCGCATGGATGAGCTGAAGACGGCGGCCTACTCGTTCTCGCTGCCGCTGCGGGCGGGGGCTGTGCTCGCCGGCGCACTGCCCGAGGTGGTCGAGCAGGTGGGCGAGATCGGCCGTCTGCTCGGAGTTGCCTATCAGCTCCGCGATGACCTCGGCGGCATGTTCGGGGACGAGGGAAGCACTGGCAAGAGCCCGCTCTCCGATCTGCGGGAGGGTAAGCGCACGGTGCTGCTCGCGCATGCGGCCCGCACGCAGGCGTGGGAGGCACTGCGGGTGCACGTCGGCGATCCGCAGGTGGACGAGCAGGGATTGGCCACGGTGCGGCGCCTGCTCACTGAGTGTGGTGCGCGTGCGGAAGTGGAGGGCCTGGCCGCCGAGCACGAGCGCTCGGCTCGTGAGCGGGCCCTCGAGCTTGGCGCCGGTGGTACGGAGCTACTGGGTGCGGCGTGGCTCGCGCACGATCTCGCCTGGCGTACAGAGGACGCAGCGTGA
- a CDS encoding sensor histidine kinase, which produces MDRWITAWRRSVRGTAWRRALSDAVAVTAVGLFALGIGMGPVVSDAPVTGGPGWWHIPPLLIGALVMLGKHRHPVAMLTLGVLVFAADLAIGGSLGVLLVLIDLLYTLALVGSERAVRRLFMATAMIIAGSTVLAWAIHHEVRAGLWMGLQAFAILATPVWWGTSVRRQKELADLASARADDLARIASMQQEEALRDERERMARDLHDAVAGNLSAIALYAEAGLNRSGGASAHTGIEHRSLAQIRSSSVTALTEMRTMIGLLRGGRPERSPARISDLEAVRNLVAGHGGTLERSGAAATLPTAVDQTAYRILQESLTNASKHGTGPPQVRLLAGEQRLELEVRNQIASDAVPGQGLGVDILAERADAVGGVCVAGPREGTWTVRAVLPMTGRAS; this is translated from the coding sequence GTGGACAGATGGATCACGGCGTGGCGCCGCAGCGTGCGCGGTACGGCGTGGCGCCGGGCGCTCAGCGATGCTGTGGCGGTGACTGCCGTTGGTCTGTTCGCCCTCGGCATCGGGATGGGGCCGGTGGTCAGCGATGCCCCGGTCACGGGTGGCCCGGGGTGGTGGCACATCCCGCCACTGCTGATCGGCGCCCTGGTGATGCTCGGAAAGCACCGGCACCCGGTCGCCATGCTCACCCTGGGGGTCCTCGTCTTCGCCGCCGACCTTGCGATCGGCGGGAGCCTCGGCGTGCTGCTGGTGCTGATCGACCTGCTCTACACGCTGGCCCTGGTCGGTTCCGAGCGTGCTGTACGCCGGCTGTTCATGGCCACGGCCATGATCATCGCTGGCTCAACCGTGCTCGCGTGGGCGATCCACCATGAGGTGCGCGCGGGCCTATGGATGGGCCTGCAAGCCTTCGCCATACTCGCCACGCCCGTCTGGTGGGGGACGTCGGTACGCCGGCAGAAGGAGCTCGCCGATCTGGCCTCGGCGCGCGCGGACGATCTCGCGCGGATCGCCTCGATGCAGCAGGAGGAGGCGCTGCGCGATGAGCGTGAGCGGATGGCGCGTGACCTGCACGATGCGGTGGCAGGCAATCTCTCCGCGATCGCCCTGTACGCCGAAGCCGGACTGAACCGATCGGGTGGCGCCAGCGCTCACACGGGAATCGAACACCGCAGCCTCGCCCAGATCCGTTCATCGAGTGTGACGGCACTGACCGAGATGCGCACCATGATCGGCCTGCTCCGAGGCGGCCGACCGGAACGCTCACCGGCACGCATCTCCGATCTCGAAGCGGTTCGGAACCTCGTGGCCGGCCACGGCGGAACGCTGGAACGGTCCGGCGCCGCGGCCACCCTGCCGACGGCGGTGGACCAGACCGCCTACCGCATCCTTCAGGAGAGTCTGACCAATGCCAGCAAACACGGCACCGGTCCCCCGCAGGTCCGGCTGCTCGCCGGGGAACAGCGCCTTGAGCTCGAGGTTCGCAACCAGATCGCATCGGATGCCGTACCCGGGCAGGGACTTGGGGTGGACATCCTGGCCGAACGAGCCGACGCCGTCGGCGGCGTGTGCGTGGCCGGCCCGCGCGAAGGCACCTGGACGGTGCGGGCCGTTCTGCCCATGACTGGTCGGGCGTCGTGA
- a CDS encoding response regulator — MTIRVLVADDHGAVRAGLRLLLEADERIEVIGEAADGETAVANARALRPDVVLMDIRMPRMDGVQATQEIVAVGSAHVLVLTTFDLDEYVVAALRAGAAGFLLKTSGGPELIDAVHRVAAGEGVVAPEVTRTLLHAFVDSRPGPNETSGAADPGQFSELTAREREVLACIGRGSSNQEISRALHITEATTKSHVSRVLAKLGCRSRVQAAILARESGLT, encoded by the coding sequence GTGACGATCCGCGTGCTGGTGGCCGACGACCATGGTGCGGTGCGCGCCGGGCTCCGGTTACTCCTTGAGGCCGACGAGCGAATCGAGGTGATCGGCGAGGCCGCCGACGGTGAGACCGCGGTGGCCAACGCTCGCGCATTGCGCCCGGATGTGGTGCTGATGGATATCCGGATGCCCCGGATGGACGGCGTGCAGGCCACCCAGGAGATCGTCGCCGTCGGCAGCGCCCACGTGCTGGTGCTCACCACCTTCGACCTGGACGAGTACGTGGTGGCGGCGCTGCGTGCCGGAGCGGCCGGGTTCCTGCTGAAGACGAGCGGCGGACCGGAGTTGATCGATGCCGTGCACCGGGTGGCGGCCGGCGAAGGTGTGGTGGCGCCGGAAGTGACCAGGACGCTGCTCCACGCATTCGTCGATTCACGGCCCGGCCCGAACGAGACGAGTGGAGCGGCCGATCCCGGGCAGTTCAGCGAACTGACCGCACGCGAGCGTGAGGTCCTCGCCTGCATCGGACGAGGTTCGTCGAACCAGGAGATCAGCCGGGCTCTGCATATCACCGAGGCCACCACCAAATCGCACGTGTCCCGGGTGCTGGCCAAGCTCGGCTGCCGGTCCCGGGTGCAGGCGGCAATCCTCGCCCGCGAGTCCGGTCTGACGTGA
- a CDS encoding GAP family protein has translation MTAMVAATQADTMTLPLLGTLAALALVDSTSFGTLLIPIWLMLTPGRLRPGRILVFLAVVALFYFGMGLLLLAGADSLMAALEQDSPVLMYGQLVLGAALFAGAFFVGREPKNAVVPQRNGQSWADGASASASASASADGVVGTAPPVTGRLARWRERTLTAEGRGGWLALIGLALGAATLEVATMLPYLGAVGMLTAADLTATERVLLLTGYCLVMVLPALVLLGGRIAARRMMEPLLTRVSTWMAKSSGETIGWVMGIAGFLLLRDAATRIGLLEQFGISLS, from the coding sequence ATGACTGCCATGGTCGCTGCCACGCAGGCTGACACCATGACCCTCCCGCTGCTCGGCACTCTCGCTGCACTCGCCTTGGTGGATTCCACCAGCTTCGGCACGCTGCTGATCCCGATCTGGCTGATGCTCACCCCGGGGCGGCTGCGGCCGGGCCGGATTCTGGTGTTCCTTGCCGTTGTTGCGCTCTTCTACTTCGGGATGGGACTTCTCCTCCTGGCTGGTGCCGACTCCCTGATGGCCGCCCTCGAACAGGATTCACCGGTGCTGATGTATGGCCAGTTGGTGCTCGGCGCCGCGCTGTTCGCGGGGGCATTCTTCGTCGGCCGGGAACCGAAGAATGCGGTCGTTCCGCAGCGCAACGGCCAATCCTGGGCCGACGGTGCCAGTGCCAGTGCCAGTGCCAGTGCCAGTGCCGACGGTGTGGTCGGCACCGCGCCACCGGTGACCGGTCGGCTCGCCCGCTGGCGGGAGCGCACCCTCACCGCCGAAGGGCGCGGGGGCTGGCTGGCGTTGATCGGGCTGGCGCTGGGTGCGGCCACGCTCGAGGTGGCGACGATGCTGCCGTACCTGGGCGCCGTCGGGATGCTCACCGCCGCCGATCTCACCGCCACCGAGCGGGTGTTGTTGCTGACCGGGTACTGCCTGGTGATGGTGCTGCCTGCGCTGGTCCTGCTCGGCGGGCGGATCGCTGCTCGCCGGATGATGGAACCCCTGCTCACCCGAGTGTCCACGTGGATGGCGAAATCGTCGGGCGAGACCATCGGCTGGGTGATGGGCATCGCCGGGTTCCTGCTGCTACGCGATGCGGCCACGCGGATCGGGTTGCTCGAACAGTTCGGAATTTCACTCTCCTGA
- a CDS encoding MarR family winged helix-turn-helix transcriptional regulator encodes MPEQGYWYAETDRGLTILAAVRRFREADDALRRRLVRTMGMNVTDVQALRHVIAAERTERPLTPRDLASLLEISTPSVTTLVDRLAGYGHLERAPHPQDRRKVVLRATAHAHTEVHHHLGAMHAEMARIAGDVPEHCRDAVVTFLDAMSAHLRRTGERAEAVPGEGAGEGDQPSATTATP; translated from the coding sequence ATGCCGGAGCAGGGCTACTGGTACGCCGAGACCGACCGTGGTCTCACCATCCTCGCCGCCGTGCGCCGATTCCGCGAGGCGGACGACGCCCTGCGTCGGCGCCTGGTGCGCACGATGGGAATGAATGTCACGGACGTGCAGGCACTGCGGCATGTGATCGCCGCCGAGCGCACCGAACGTCCGCTCACGCCGCGCGACCTGGCGTCACTGCTGGAGATTTCCACCCCGTCGGTGACCACCTTGGTGGATCGCCTGGCCGGCTACGGGCACCTCGAACGCGCACCGCACCCGCAGGACCGGCGCAAGGTGGTGCTCCGGGCAACAGCCCATGCGCATACCGAAGTGCACCATCACCTAGGGGCGATGCATGCAGAGATGGCACGTATCGCGGGCGACGTGCCCGAGCACTGCCGGGACGCCGTCGTGACCTTCCTGGACGCCATGAGCGCCCACCTGCGCCGCACCGGCGAACGTGCGGAAGCCGTCCCGGGCGAAGGTGCCGGCGAGGGCGATCAGCCCTCGGCCACCACCGCCACCCCATGA
- a CDS encoding sigma-70 family RNA polymerase sigma factor, which yields MTGSSSIDQLAEDFARQRPRLHAIARRVLGSSFAADDAVQEAWVRLQRANGADIRNLEAWLTTVVSRVSIDLIRQRASWREDAELDEVTDAADSATTPDESVQLREDLALALEVVLDALAPLERLSFVLHDVFGMPFEEVAPILERTPANARQLASRARARLRRVDVTEVRRLQSAAVDDFLTAAREGDFGRLLQLLDPEVELRADHGAVALATSGSAYGAPLLEGRIRGADAVARVFAGRAALAYVALIDGVPSLVYAADGSVQAAYLIRFREGVIEALDVIADRSVLTSLDVTA from the coding sequence ATGACCGGCTCGTCGTCCATCGACCAACTCGCCGAGGACTTCGCGCGGCAGCGACCGCGACTGCATGCGATAGCGCGCCGCGTGCTGGGATCCTCGTTTGCCGCTGACGACGCCGTCCAGGAGGCCTGGGTACGGCTACAGCGCGCGAACGGTGCGGACATCCGCAACCTCGAGGCCTGGCTCACGACCGTGGTCTCGCGTGTGAGTATCGACCTGATCCGGCAGCGGGCGTCCTGGCGTGAGGACGCCGAGCTCGACGAGGTGACCGATGCGGCCGACTCCGCGACGACACCCGATGAGAGCGTCCAGCTCCGAGAGGACCTCGCGCTTGCGCTGGAGGTCGTGCTCGATGCGCTTGCTCCGCTTGAGCGCTTGTCCTTCGTGCTGCATGACGTGTTCGGTATGCCGTTCGAGGAGGTCGCGCCGATTCTTGAGCGGACGCCGGCGAACGCGCGTCAGCTCGCCTCGCGGGCACGAGCCCGGCTCCGCCGCGTCGACGTCACCGAGGTGCGACGACTCCAGTCAGCGGCAGTCGATGACTTCCTCACAGCGGCGCGGGAGGGTGACTTCGGCCGCCTGTTACAGCTGCTGGATCCAGAGGTGGAACTGCGCGCCGATCACGGCGCGGTCGCTCTCGCCACCTCGGGTTCCGCGTACGGCGCGCCACTCCTCGAGGGACGGATCCGTGGTGCCGACGCCGTCGCCCGGGTATTTGCAGGGCGGGCCGCACTCGCCTACGTGGCCCTCATCGATGGCGTGCCCTCGCTCGTGTATGCCGCCGACGGCTCTGTGCAGGCTGCCTACCTCATTCGCTTCCGCGAGGGGGTCATCGAGGCATTGGATGTGATCGCCGATCGGAGCGTGCTCACCAGTCTCGACGTCACCGCCTGA
- a CDS encoding beta-galactosidase, whose translation MADDVSSPEPTTPATPATPSWPIGLTVMGYGGDYNPEQWPMEVRLEDIALMREAGVNLVSLAIFSWATIEPREGRYDWTWLDNILDRLQAAGVKVALASATASPPPWLTANHPEILPRTAEGVVLSQGGRQSYAPSSPVYRDYAVKMATAMAQRYAEHPALALWHIDNEIGCHVPHDYSESAQRAFRTWLRRKYRTIDRLNDAWGTAFWSQRYSAFKDVLPPLAAPTYANPTQQLDFARFSSDTLLDYYKKLRDAVRPITPQVPSTTNFMVNLSTKWMDYYRWAREVDVVATDHYTIADDPEREIDLALAADMTRGVAGGKPWILMEHSTGAVNWQPRNRAKGPGEMVRNSLAHVARGADSVMFFQFRQSKAGAEKFHSALVPHAGRESAIWRESVRLGEMLASLSDVVGSRVHARVALLFDYQAWWACELDSHPSEDVTYGDRLRAIYRELWRRGVTADVVQPGSDLSEYDLIVAPTLYLVTDSDAANVAAAAERGATVLITYFSGIVDENDHVHLGGYPGAFRDLLGVRTDEFFPLLAGEQVTLDDGTTADVWTERVEVTTAEVVRSFTDGPLPGGPAVTRNAVGEGTAWYVATRQDEAGTAAVIEQVLAESGVSPAAETVPGVEVVRRVAQHSEDGGRSFLFVLNHTDAEVTVEASGTDLVSGVAVTGSAAVPAHGVAVVAEG comes from the coding sequence ATGGCCGACGACGTCTCCTCACCTGAACCCACCACTCCCGCGACGCCGGCCACCCCGAGCTGGCCGATCGGCCTGACCGTGATGGGTTACGGCGGTGATTACAACCCCGAGCAGTGGCCGATGGAGGTCCGCCTCGAGGACATCGCGCTGATGCGTGAGGCCGGCGTGAACCTGGTCAGTCTGGCGATCTTCTCCTGGGCCACCATCGAGCCGCGCGAGGGCCGCTACGACTGGACCTGGTTGGACAACATCCTGGACCGGCTCCAAGCTGCCGGGGTCAAGGTGGCCCTGGCCTCGGCCACCGCTTCCCCGCCGCCATGGCTGACGGCGAATCACCCGGAGATTCTGCCCCGCACCGCCGAGGGCGTGGTGCTCAGCCAGGGTGGCCGGCAGTCCTACGCTCCCTCCTCTCCGGTCTATCGCGACTATGCGGTGAAAATGGCCACCGCGATGGCGCAGCGATATGCCGAGCACCCGGCGCTCGCGCTGTGGCACATCGACAATGAGATCGGCTGTCACGTTCCGCACGACTACTCCGAGTCCGCGCAGCGGGCGTTCCGGACGTGGCTGCGCCGCAAGTACCGCACCATCGACCGGTTGAACGACGCCTGGGGAACGGCGTTCTGGTCCCAGCGGTACAGCGCCTTCAAGGATGTGCTGCCCCCGTTGGCCGCACCGACCTACGCCAACCCCACTCAGCAGCTCGACTTCGCCCGGTTCTCCTCGGACACGCTGCTCGACTACTACAAGAAGCTGCGCGACGCCGTCCGTCCGATCACCCCGCAGGTGCCCTCCACCACCAACTTCATGGTGAACCTGAGCACCAAGTGGATGGACTACTACCGGTGGGCCCGCGAGGTGGATGTGGTGGCCACCGACCACTACACGATCGCCGACGACCCGGAGCGCGAGATCGACCTGGCCCTGGCCGCCGATATGACCCGCGGCGTGGCCGGCGGCAAGCCGTGGATCCTGATGGAGCACTCCACCGGCGCAGTGAACTGGCAGCCCCGCAACCGTGCCAAGGGGCCGGGCGAGATGGTGCGCAACTCCCTCGCACACGTGGCGCGCGGCGCGGACTCGGTGATGTTCTTCCAGTTTCGGCAGTCGAAGGCAGGCGCAGAGAAGTTCCACTCGGCCTTGGTGCCGCATGCCGGCCGGGAATCGGCCATCTGGCGCGAAAGCGTGCGCCTGGGTGAGATGCTCGCGAGCCTGAGCGACGTCGTCGGCTCGCGGGTGCACGCACGTGTTGCCCTCCTGTTCGATTACCAGGCGTGGTGGGCGTGCGAGCTGGACTCCCACCCCAGTGAAGACGTCACCTACGGCGACCGGCTCCGCGCGATCTATCGCGAGCTGTGGCGCCGCGGCGTGACCGCGGATGTGGTGCAGCCCGGCTCCGACCTGAGCGAATACGACCTCATCGTGGCCCCGACGCTCTACCTCGTCACCGATAGCGACGCCGCGAATGTGGCAGCGGCCGCCGAGCGCGGCGCCACCGTGCTGATCACGTACTTCTCTGGAATCGTCGACGAGAACGATCACGTCCACCTCGGCGGCTACCCTGGTGCGTTCCGCGACCTGCTCGGGGTGCGCACCGACGAGTTCTTCCCCCTGTTGGCGGGCGAGCAGGTCACCTTGGACGACGGCACGACGGCGGACGTATGGACCGAGCGGGTGGAGGTCACCACGGCCGAGGTGGTGCGCTCCTTCACCGACGGCCCGCTGCCGGGCGGTCCGGCCGTCACCAGGAATGCCGTGGGTGAGGGTACTGCCTGGTACGTGGCCACCCGCCAGGACGAGGCCGGTACCGCCGCCGTGATCGAGCAGGTGCTCGCCGAATCCGGTGTGAGCCCGGCTGCCGAGACGGTGCCGGGTGTCGAGGTGGTCCGGCGCGTCGCACAGCACAGCGAGGACGGCGGCCGCAGCTTCCTCTTCGTGCTCAACCACACCGACGCTGAAGTCACTGTCGAGGCATCGGGGACGGACCTGGTCTCCGGTGTCGCAGTCACCGGTTCAGCGGCGGTGCCTGCTCATGGGGTGGCGGTGGTGGCCGAGGGCTGA